From Pseudoalteromonas sp. R3, one genomic window encodes:
- a CDS encoding methyl-accepting chemotaxis protein → MSFFAINDFNYGRQYNEKYATDDASFELGDSMKLSNKLYSAFGVLIVLMVMSSTLVWFKVATETARAQEVTGDDLPGMILYSRLLDTEHQLKSAALEYMNGDTSKKSTFNEVFRKFKEVHTELYRYESAKQADREKMAHILKSITTYHQRVNQDVFGRYDPDAYQRIKTRVDRLESTTGEQLEALLDKLKEQEFSDAMQSTDLQESLNDDLPGVRYYLELVDEAGDMIAAIISHTTGNTNAEADFNDDAASFEEYLNLLIPLEQKPNELQDIATIKRLYKTIRDEATVVFSSYDPTAFKQATAMLSELDRKYIQDIAKILDVSAKEEIDDATGALELLVEGLNSTSIVIIVITLIAAILGIAIAYIISHSIVSRLNQVLGVAERISAGDISDRDIMHKGQDEIDGLAEATNKMARSLNELLHSIAQVVDDVRTSSHDIAEANDQIASRSRSSADQSTQVATAIEEMSATVSEVASQSQVAASHADQARTLASGGGDTVGQTVSKIKTASQNVQKTAENVTHLGELSSQIGNVIGVIGSIAEQTNLLALNAAIEAARAGEQGRGFAVVADEVRTLAERTSKATEEVVSTVQSIQSQTEHAVNSMQNSVSQVDQSVSMAEAAGLSWMISFAVRLRLPP, encoded by the coding sequence TTGTCATTTTTTGCAATTAACGACTTTAATTATGGACGACAATATAATGAAAAGTACGCCACGGATGACGCCTCTTTCGAACTTGGTGATTCTATGAAACTCAGTAACAAACTCTACTCAGCCTTTGGTGTTCTTATTGTGCTGATGGTGATGTCCAGTACACTCGTCTGGTTTAAAGTCGCCACCGAAACGGCCCGGGCTCAGGAAGTCACAGGCGATGATCTTCCAGGCATGATCCTCTATAGCCGTTTACTCGACACTGAACACCAGCTTAAAAGTGCAGCGCTCGAATATATGAACGGGGATACCAGTAAAAAATCCACGTTTAACGAGGTATTTCGAAAGTTCAAAGAAGTACACACGGAGTTATACCGCTATGAATCCGCCAAGCAGGCTGACCGGGAAAAAATGGCCCATATTCTCAAAAGCATTACCACGTATCATCAGCGCGTCAATCAGGATGTTTTTGGTCGCTATGACCCCGATGCCTACCAGCGTATCAAAACCCGGGTGGACCGTCTTGAGTCGACCACAGGAGAGCAGCTAGAAGCTCTGCTGGATAAGCTTAAAGAGCAGGAGTTTAGCGATGCCATGCAATCAACCGATTTGCAGGAGTCACTTAACGATGACTTGCCAGGTGTCCGTTACTATTTAGAGCTTGTCGATGAAGCCGGCGATATGATAGCCGCGATTATTTCACATACAACGGGTAATACGAATGCAGAAGCTGACTTTAATGACGACGCTGCCAGCTTTGAAGAATACCTGAATTTATTGATACCGCTTGAGCAAAAGCCAAATGAGCTGCAAGATATCGCGACCATCAAACGCTTATACAAAACGATACGTGACGAGGCGACTGTCGTGTTTAGTAGCTATGACCCGACGGCCTTTAAACAAGCCACTGCAATGCTCAGCGAACTGGACAGAAAGTATATTCAGGACATAGCAAAAATCCTCGACGTATCTGCGAAAGAAGAAATCGATGATGCAACAGGCGCACTGGAACTGTTGGTTGAGGGACTCAATTCGACGTCTATCGTGATTATTGTGATCACACTGATCGCTGCGATTCTCGGTATCGCCATTGCTTATATCATTAGCCACTCAATCGTATCCAGACTCAATCAAGTACTCGGCGTGGCTGAGCGGATCAGTGCCGGTGATATCTCTGACAGAGATATTATGCACAAAGGCCAGGACGAAATTGACGGTCTGGCGGAAGCCACCAACAAAATGGCTCGCTCTTTAAACGAATTATTGCACTCTATTGCTCAGGTGGTAGATGATGTACGCACCTCTAGCCATGATATTGCCGAAGCCAACGACCAAATCGCCTCGCGCAGCCGCTCATCTGCCGATCAATCAACTCAGGTTGCTACGGCCATTGAAGAAATGAGCGCCACAGTCTCAGAGGTTGCATCACAAAGCCAGGTAGCAGCCAGCCACGCCGATCAGGCGCGTACACTGGCCTCAGGAGGCGGAGATACCGTCGGACAAACCGTCAGTAAGATTAAAACGGCCTCACAAAACGTGCAGAAAACCGCTGAAAACGTGACCCACCTGGGCGAACTAAGTAGCCAAATAGGAAACGTGATTGGCGTGATTGGCAGTATTGCCGAGCAGACCAACCTGCTCGCCTTAAACGCGGCAATTGAGGCTGCGCGAGCCGGCGAACAAGGCCGTGGTTTTGCGGTGGTTGCCGATGAAGTCAGAACGCTTGCTGAGCGCACCTCAAAAGCGACAGAGGAAGTGGTTTCAACAGTTCAGTCAATTCAGTCGCAGACCGAACATGCCGTCAACTCAATGCAAAACAGCGTGTCTCAGGTTGATCAAAGTGTGTCTATGGCGGAAGCTGCGGGGCTCAGCTGGATGATATCGTTCGCGGTGCGTCTGAGATTGCCGCCATGA
- a CDS encoding error-prone DNA polymerase: MAAKKSTMFALPVSSQRITQTLGQGTREPPGGAKLPGYAELFCQTNFSFLEGASRPEELVRQADFLAYSALAITDECSLAGVVRAHTLIRDQQLDLQLIVGSLMRFESLDVVLLCPDKTAYSELCRVITNARRRAEKGYYQLAEWDLLSLRHCLLIWLPKGDDRDEHWGAWLTRHHAHRSWVGIQRHLVNQEQRFIAHCEALAVRHQLPITACGGVLMHNSERLRLQQTLTAIRLNLPLEQVKGRLLVNAERALRSREKLSKLFKAPWLAESLRIAKRCHFNLDSLRYQYPAELVPSGKTAMQHLRDLVKSGQKARFPQGVPSEIAEIITKELALIEELDYPYFFLTIHDLVRFARSKAILYQGRGSAANSVVCYCLEITAVDPRQVSVLFERFISKERNEPPDIDVDFEHERREEVIQYIYHKYGRKRAALAATVISYRFKSAVRDVGKALGIEATQLDYFIRNVNRRDRGQNWQTQLSELGLQPDSLKGQHFISLVEEIMGFPRHLSQHVGGFVISAGPLHDLVPIENAAMAERTVIQWDKDDLESLKLLKVDVLALGMLSAIRKTFALIAQHTSRQLDLAELTRMGDDPQVYKMLQRADTVGVFQIESRAQMSMLPRLKPACYYDLVIQIAIVRPGPIQGDMVHPFLKRRNGEEAVTYPSEEVKSVLSRTMGVPIFQEQVIKLAMVAAGFSGGEADQLRRAMASWKKSGELMQFKEKLINGMQQRGYEVSFAERIFEQICGFGEYGFPESHSASFAVLAYASAWLKHYYPAMFYTALLNSLPMGFYSASQLIQDARRHQVEVLPVCVNASEYDHYICQQQQRFAIRLGLRLVKGLQRYSAEQLLAARPGKGFQNMAELQRIGLSGNALECLASANALKALQGDRYSARWTLMDQEQTLPLFAIRTEVDGAHSLAESQSCVFQPDDMDDLVEDYAALGLTLGQHPVTLLDKAGKLGRFTRMAQLSACRHKSLVTVIGIVTGKQAPGTAGGVTFFTLEDDTGNINVVVWAGTARAQKQAYLSAKLLEVKGIVEKEGEVIHVIAGRLIDRSEVLGALHSKSRDFH, encoded by the coding sequence ATGGCTGCAAAGAAGTCAACTATGTTCGCTTTACCCGTTTCTTCGCAGAGGATAACGCAGACGCTTGGCCAGGGGACGAGGGAGCCACCCGGAGGCGCCAAGCTGCCTGGTTATGCAGAGCTGTTTTGTCAAACTAACTTCTCTTTTTTGGAGGGCGCATCGAGACCAGAGGAACTGGTGCGTCAGGCTGATTTTCTCGCTTATAGCGCGCTTGCCATCACTGATGAATGCTCATTGGCTGGAGTGGTCAGAGCGCATACGCTTATCAGGGATCAGCAACTTGATTTACAACTAATTGTAGGCAGTCTGATGCGTTTTGAGTCACTGGATGTGGTGCTACTTTGTCCGGATAAAACCGCCTACAGTGAGTTATGCCGGGTGATCACCAATGCCAGGCGGCGTGCCGAAAAAGGCTACTATCAGCTGGCCGAATGGGATTTATTGTCGTTACGTCACTGCCTGCTTATCTGGTTACCTAAGGGAGATGATCGAGATGAGCACTGGGGAGCCTGGCTGACACGTCATCATGCACATCGTAGTTGGGTGGGTATACAGCGTCATTTAGTAAATCAGGAACAACGCTTTATTGCCCACTGCGAGGCATTAGCTGTGCGCCATCAGTTACCCATTACAGCATGTGGCGGCGTGTTAATGCATAACAGTGAGCGACTCAGGCTGCAACAGACATTGACTGCAATCCGGCTTAACCTGCCACTTGAACAAGTCAAAGGAAGGTTGTTGGTGAATGCGGAGCGCGCATTGCGCAGCCGTGAAAAACTCAGCAAGCTATTTAAAGCTCCCTGGCTGGCAGAATCTTTACGCATAGCCAAGCGCTGTCACTTTAATCTGGACTCTTTGCGTTATCAGTATCCGGCAGAGCTGGTGCCCTCGGGAAAAACGGCGATGCAGCATTTACGCGATTTAGTAAAAAGTGGGCAAAAAGCGCGCTTTCCACAAGGCGTGCCGTCAGAGATAGCTGAGATCATTACCAAAGAGCTGGCACTGATTGAGGAGCTGGACTATCCCTACTTTTTTCTCACCATTCATGATTTGGTACGTTTTGCGCGTAGCAAAGCGATTTTGTATCAGGGGCGGGGCTCGGCAGCTAATTCGGTGGTGTGTTACTGCCTGGAGATCACTGCGGTAGATCCTCGCCAGGTGTCGGTGTTGTTCGAGCGCTTTATTAGTAAAGAACGTAACGAGCCGCCAGATATAGATGTTGATTTTGAACATGAACGTCGTGAAGAGGTGATCCAGTATATTTACCATAAATATGGCCGCAAGCGCGCCGCGCTGGCTGCAACGGTGATCAGCTATCGTTTTAAGAGTGCAGTCAGAGATGTCGGGAAAGCGTTGGGAATTGAAGCAACTCAGCTGGACTATTTTATCCGCAATGTGAACCGTCGTGACCGTGGTCAAAACTGGCAAACTCAGCTGAGTGAGCTAGGCCTGCAGCCAGACTCTCTGAAAGGGCAGCACTTTATCAGCCTGGTTGAAGAGATCATGGGCTTTCCCCGTCACCTTTCTCAGCATGTGGGTGGCTTTGTGATCTCCGCAGGTCCTTTACATGACCTGGTGCCCATAGAAAATGCTGCGATGGCAGAGCGTACAGTGATCCAGTGGGATAAAGACGACCTTGAAAGCCTTAAACTGCTTAAAGTCGATGTACTGGCATTGGGTATGCTGAGTGCCATTCGTAAAACGTTTGCACTGATCGCACAGCACACATCAAGGCAACTGGACTTGGCCGAGTTAACCCGAATGGGTGATGACCCTCAGGTATACAAAATGCTTCAGCGGGCAGATACTGTTGGCGTGTTTCAGATTGAGTCTCGTGCACAAATGAGTATGCTGCCTCGGCTAAAGCCGGCATGTTATTACGATTTAGTGATTCAAATTGCCATTGTCAGACCCGGGCCCATTCAGGGAGATATGGTGCACCCTTTCTTAAAGCGTCGCAACGGTGAAGAAGCCGTGACTTACCCTTCCGAGGAGGTGAAGTCTGTGTTGTCTCGCACTATGGGTGTTCCTATCTTTCAGGAGCAGGTGATTAAACTGGCGATGGTCGCGGCGGGCTTTTCTGGTGGGGAGGCGGATCAACTGCGCCGGGCAATGGCGTCGTGGAAAAAAAGTGGTGAGCTAATGCAGTTCAAAGAAAAACTGATCAATGGCATGCAACAGCGCGGTTATGAGGTGAGTTTTGCCGAGCGTATTTTTGAGCAGATCTGTGGCTTTGGCGAATATGGATTTCCGGAAAGTCATTCCGCGTCCTTTGCTGTGCTGGCTTATGCATCAGCCTGGTTGAAACACTACTATCCGGCGATGTTTTATACCGCACTATTAAACAGCCTGCCAATGGGATTTTACAGTGCCTCTCAGTTGATCCAGGATGCCAGACGCCATCAGGTTGAGGTTTTGCCTGTTTGTGTCAATGCCTCTGAGTACGATCATTATATTTGCCAGCAACAGCAGAGATTTGCGATTCGACTTGGACTACGCTTGGTAAAAGGCTTACAGCGTTATAGTGCCGAGCAGTTACTGGCTGCTCGCCCGGGTAAAGGGTTTCAGAATATGGCTGAGCTACAGCGCATAGGATTGTCTGGTAATGCGCTGGAGTGTCTGGCGTCTGCCAATGCGCTTAAAGCGTTACAGGGCGATCGTTATTCGGCCCGTTGGACACTGATGGATCAGGAGCAGACCTTACCTTTATTTGCCATACGCACAGAGGTTGACGGTGCACATTCGTTGGCGGAATCGCAATCTTGTGTTTTTCAGCCAGATGACATGGACGATCTGGTGGAAGACTATGCCGCATTGGGTCTCACTTTGGGGCAACATCCGGTAACGCTGCTCGACAAGGCTGGTAAACTGGGGCGTTTTACTCGCATGGCGCAGCTCAGTGCTTGTCGGCATAAATCTCTGGTGACCGTAATAGGGATTGTGACTGGCAAGCAGGCGCCGGGCACCGCAGGTGGGGTGACCTTTTTTACGCTTGAAGATGACACAGGCAATATTAATGTGGTGGTATGGGCGGGTACTGCACGTGCCCAAAAGCAGGCTTATCTCAGTGCTAAGCTACTGGAAGTAAAAGGCATTGTTGAAAAAGAGGGCGAGGTGATCCATGTTATCGCTGGTCGGCTGATTGACCGCAGTGAGGTCCTGGGTGCCTTGCATAGTAAGTCTCGGGACTTTCATTGA
- a CDS encoding DNA polymerase Y family protein, with protein MTLWLYLHFPAIQLDKLKIAEQTQKPDETELDVITSELSRPCIIVGGRDNRVMQLDQAAQQLGISAGMGLAAAAARSRELVVHPYDEVDESRTIREIAQWLYLITADIALFAPQGVLLKVSGMLAMYLDLSHYLSTLRSHLDTQSFTYRFAFGYSPEAARLLAKQHGALATQDPEVLEKALHGLPLVVLSLPAKQLERLQRVGFKTVGDLFALPLVELGKRFDCELVQYVSRLRGKVPHPVTFYQPEAEFERYLPLLYDIENLDWLNKPLLKLLVQQEQFLRLRNRHARQLILTLYQRDAEPLKLEVGRAEGTDRADLWLNLCNLKLSSVTLSGPVQAIGLKVAQICQPDELMHDLFAEQRGMMTPAGLVAVLQAKLGERAVQGLAAGDDSRPELATGYCTPLSVLGAPLSGEHFSETPLLYPEMGYLRPAFLLPSIQPLQHKINVHLGPERICTGWWDGHEVERDYFVAQDTQGRWLWVFRDRQQRWFCHGVFS; from the coding sequence GTGACTTTGTGGTTGTATTTACACTTTCCTGCTATTCAGCTCGATAAACTGAAAATTGCAGAGCAAACGCAAAAACCTGATGAGACAGAGCTTGACGTTATAACCTCTGAGCTATCCCGCCCCTGCATCATTGTAGGTGGACGAGACAACAGGGTGATGCAACTGGATCAGGCGGCTCAGCAATTGGGAATTTCGGCGGGCATGGGGCTGGCCGCTGCGGCGGCACGAAGTCGAGAGCTGGTTGTACACCCCTATGATGAAGTTGATGAAAGCCGGACGATTCGTGAAATTGCGCAGTGGTTGTATTTGATCACGGCAGATATAGCCCTGTTTGCGCCTCAGGGTGTATTACTGAAAGTCAGTGGTATGCTAGCCATGTACCTGGATTTATCTCACTACCTGAGCACGCTGCGCTCACATCTGGATACACAGTCTTTTACTTATCGGTTTGCATTTGGCTACTCTCCGGAGGCTGCCCGGTTGCTGGCAAAACAGCATGGCGCTTTGGCAACTCAGGACCCAGAGGTGCTTGAAAAAGCCCTGCATGGTCTGCCGTTGGTGGTGTTATCACTGCCAGCTAAGCAGCTTGAACGGTTACAACGTGTGGGGTTTAAAACAGTTGGAGACTTGTTTGCCTTACCCCTGGTGGAGCTTGGAAAACGCTTTGACTGCGAGCTGGTACAGTATGTGTCCAGGTTACGAGGGAAAGTACCTCACCCTGTCACTTTCTATCAACCCGAGGCTGAGTTTGAACGCTATCTGCCACTGTTATATGACATAGAAAACCTGGATTGGCTGAATAAACCGCTGCTTAAACTCTTGGTGCAACAGGAGCAGTTTTTACGGTTACGTAATCGGCATGCCAGGCAACTAATACTGACTTTGTATCAGCGTGATGCAGAACCCTTGAAGCTTGAAGTGGGTCGTGCAGAGGGCACAGATCGGGCCGACCTGTGGTTGAACTTATGCAACCTCAAACTCAGCTCAGTGACACTCAGTGGTCCGGTGCAGGCAATAGGGCTGAAAGTCGCTCAGATTTGTCAGCCAGATGAATTGATGCATGACTTGTTTGCCGAGCAACGCGGCATGATGACGCCCGCAGGTCTGGTTGCGGTATTGCAGGCTAAATTAGGTGAACGAGCTGTGCAGGGGCTGGCTGCCGGTGATGATTCGCGTCCTGAGCTGGCAACTGGGTACTGTACGCCACTGAGTGTGCTGGGAGCCCCCTTGTCGGGGGAGCATTTTTCGGAAACACCTTTGCTCTACCCTGAAATGGGCTATCTCAGACCGGCCTTTTTACTGCCAAGTATCCAGCCACTGCAGCATAAAATTAATGTGCACTTAGGCCCTGAGCGGATCTGTACTGGCTGGTGGGATGGCCATGAGGTTGAGCGAGATTATTTTGTGGCCCAGGATACACAAGGGCGCTGGTTGTGGGTGTTCCGGGATCGTCAGCAGCGTTGGTTTTGCCATGGGGTTTTCAGCTGA
- a CDS encoding glycosyl hydrolase family 28-related protein, whose amino-acid sequence MNNKVTLIGLLLISSSAVALDADTISITDARFGAVANDNRDDSAQIQAAIDYAVQNDKSVYIPAGTFNISSTLDVTRVKGSHNSRIKLYGEKRNLSRLTTSANISLLKVAHNVEVHDLALVQTASFKQGTAIDIPFASYRSNFSKLDISGFDNGIYGKWVIWSRFEDLFIANVNSGIHLHGNGSDPAYWNIEPNGWFNNVNVFDNIYVEGSHTGLKLAAMGSNITNSTVQNSQVGVEIYGPADHHTWNNQISNFYAEGVKTVFKVKNSRTLDINGVFAQGGPSNNRAYTVIDANNGGIITVNGMTGQDWWSHNVILKNTTVKGHVPAIGGTTSADSGSTYLPGKLTASISLPANSSWVALPAYMTIAGNSAYKIMISGIRDGYEPVLEEYAIFNWNGASQYAKVHQIAGIGRIKFKVDGGKLYAKLDYNGGGGLSGGKVTLERIH is encoded by the coding sequence ATGAATAACAAAGTGACTTTGATCGGTCTTTTGCTGATCTCCTCTTCCGCAGTAGCTCTGGACGCAGACACTATTTCAATCACTGACGCGCGTTTTGGTGCCGTTGCCAACGATAATCGTGACGACTCTGCACAAATTCAGGCAGCCATTGATTACGCAGTACAAAACGATAAAAGTGTCTACATTCCTGCTGGTACATTTAATATTTCTAGTACTTTGGATGTAACACGTGTCAAGGGCTCGCATAATTCACGAATTAAACTGTATGGGGAAAAGCGCAACCTGTCCAGACTGACCACCAGTGCCAACATCAGTCTGCTAAAAGTGGCGCACAATGTTGAGGTGCATGATCTGGCTCTGGTGCAGACGGCAAGCTTTAAACAAGGCACCGCGATTGATATCCCTTTCGCCTCTTATCGCTCTAATTTTTCTAAGCTGGATATTTCCGGGTTTGATAATGGTATTTACGGTAAATGGGTGATCTGGAGTCGCTTTGAAGATCTGTTTATTGCCAACGTTAATAGCGGTATTCATTTACATGGTAATGGCAGTGATCCTGCATACTGGAACATAGAACCTAACGGTTGGTTTAACAATGTCAACGTGTTCGATAATATCTATGTTGAGGGATCACACACAGGCCTTAAACTTGCAGCCATGGGCAGTAATATCACCAATTCAACTGTTCAGAATTCTCAGGTCGGTGTTGAGATATATGGCCCGGCGGATCACCATACCTGGAACAACCAAATCAGTAACTTTTATGCTGAAGGCGTCAAAACCGTATTCAAGGTCAAAAACTCAAGAACTCTGGATATCAATGGGGTATTTGCTCAGGGTGGACCAAGTAATAACCGTGCCTATACAGTTATTGATGCCAACAATGGCGGTATTATCACAGTCAATGGTATGACAGGCCAGGACTGGTGGAGCCATAACGTGATTCTGAAAAACACCACAGTCAAAGGTCACGTACCAGCCATTGGTGGCACAACCTCTGCAGACTCAGGATCAACCTATTTGCCAGGTAAACTGACAGCCAGTATCAGCTTACCAGCAAACAGTAGCTGGGTTGCGTTACCTGCATATATGACCATAGCGGGTAACAGCGCTTATAAAATCATGATCTCCGGTATTCGGGATGGCTATGAGCCAGTTTTGGAAGAGTACGCAATTTTCAACTGGAATGGTGCCAGTCAGTACGCTAAGGTACATCAGATTGCCGGTATTGGCCGCATCAAATTCAAGGTCGATGGCGGCAAACTATACGCCAAGCTGGATTACAATGGTGGTGGCGGATTGTCTGGTGGCAAGGTAACGTTAGAGCGCATCCACTAA
- the imuA gene encoding translesion DNA synthesis-associated protein ImuA, producing the protein MSNLIERLQRQDLVWQGSGLIGRQQHSKALTATGYTELDKHLQGGFPKVGVVDLHTELGIGELRLLLPSLMQQNGLTAVINPPARLNADALQRIGMDTSKLLEITPGCPQEALWAAEQCLKSGACNSVLIWHGALQVHQVKRLQLAAQTGEACLYLLRREHQGEGTLPVSLSLGLSPHIKGLNITVKKRKGGWAQSQFALDMSLHWPELTEQFHTQSKPVPDVARQYFAGR; encoded by the coding sequence ATGAGCAATTTAATTGAACGATTACAGCGTCAGGATTTGGTTTGGCAGGGCTCAGGGTTGATTGGGCGCCAGCAACACAGTAAAGCGCTCACGGCGACAGGATATACAGAACTGGATAAACATTTACAGGGTGGCTTTCCTAAAGTGGGTGTAGTGGATTTGCATACAGAGCTGGGTATTGGTGAGCTGAGGTTGTTATTGCCCAGCCTGATGCAGCAAAATGGTTTAACTGCGGTCATTAACCCGCCGGCTCGCCTGAATGCTGACGCTTTACAGCGCATCGGAATGGACACCAGTAAGCTGCTGGAGATCACACCCGGGTGCCCACAAGAAGCACTATGGGCTGCAGAGCAGTGCCTGAAAAGCGGTGCCTGCAACAGTGTATTGATATGGCATGGAGCGCTACAGGTGCATCAGGTCAAGCGTTTGCAGCTGGCAGCTCAGACTGGTGAGGCGTGTCTGTATCTTTTACGCCGTGAACACCAAGGCGAGGGCACCTTGCCGGTTTCTTTAAGCCTGGGACTTAGTCCACATATTAAAGGTTTGAATATCACAGTTAAAAAGCGCAAAGGTGGCTGGGCTCAGTCCCAGTTTGCACTGGATATGTCGTTGCACTGGCCTGAGCTGACTGAGCAATTTCATACCCAGAGTAAACCAGTGCCAGATGTTGCGCGGCAGTATTTTGCAGGCAGGTAG
- a CDS encoding SOS response-associated peptidase family protein, with the protein MCGRLNITDDPFVIEILEELGIANPRENMHFGRFKKAADNISIVHEENGQRQLSSATWWLLLDPKPGQGFRPSKYTSFNSRYDKLHVKGSAAYRPFHYSRCIIVVKGFGETLFTKGKPQHYYDFIAPDGALCLGGLYKVWHHPDNGQKHYSCSVITLPAHPKLRRYHDKASPLILPPSPAELNAWLDSTQHNGGGFTHLLIPHLYQRLVALQIDKPSSYNPLGEVAYIAKDPPRNRQ; encoded by the coding sequence ATGTGTGGACGATTAAATATCACCGATGATCCCTTTGTGATCGAGATATTAGAAGAGCTGGGCATTGCGAACCCGAGAGAAAACATGCACTTTGGGCGCTTTAAAAAAGCAGCGGACAACATCAGTATTGTGCATGAAGAAAATGGCCAGCGGCAACTCAGTAGTGCAACCTGGTGGCTATTACTGGATCCAAAGCCCGGACAGGGTTTTAGACCATCCAAATACACGTCATTTAATAGTCGCTATGACAAGCTACACGTTAAAGGTAGTGCTGCTTATCGGCCATTTCATTACAGCCGCTGTATTATCGTGGTAAAAGGCTTTGGTGAAACCCTTTTCACCAAAGGGAAACCACAGCATTATTATGATTTTATCGCCCCTGATGGCGCACTATGCTTAGGCGGATTATATAAAGTGTGGCACCACCCGGACAATGGGCAAAAACATTACTCCTGCTCCGTGATAACCCTGCCTGCACACCCTAAACTGCGCCGTTATCACGACAAAGCCAGCCCCCTGATTTTGCCTCCTTCACCCGCAGAGCTCAATGCCTGGCTAGACAGCACACAACACAACGGCGGCGGCTTTACCCATTTGCTGATCCCACATTTATATCAGCGTCTGGTTGCTCTGCAGATAGATAAACCCAGTAGTTACAACCCGCTGGGCGAGGTGGCTTATATTGCCAAAGATCCTCCCCGCAACAGACAGTAA